A genomic stretch from Natronomonas gomsonensis includes:
- a CDS encoding inorganic phosphate transporter, with protein sequence MVLVLTVVGIAVAVFVGFNIGGSSTGVAFGPAVGSRLIRKPTAGALFVGFGFLGAWTVGRNVIETMSSSIVPAAQFTPIASVAVLFFTGASLLISNLYGVPASTSMTAVGAIVGLGLASGTLNRALMFVIVSAWIVAPLLCFVIGVVVGRYIYPYLDRYIAFTKFDLHFIQLDRSGAIPRPYLNVNASPQDVVGSLLVILIACYMAFSAGASNAANAVAPLVGEGGSLTVNQGVLLAVAAFGLGSFTIARRTLETVGDNITELPILASLIVSVVGGTVITMLSYFGIPASLAVSTTSTIIGLGWGRASRAATLAELATPAPERPDLEVATGALVTSRVEEAPAGPTIGDIARQEKPAEKPEEIPDVPGVGAEGPADLDERSLFDPRAAKRIVTMWVLTPSLAIVTSYPVFAFLL encoded by the coding sequence ATGGTGTTGGTACTAACCGTCGTTGGTATCGCTGTCGCCGTATTCGTGGGGTTCAATATCGGAGGCTCGTCGACGGGCGTAGCGTTCGGTCCGGCAGTCGGCTCACGCTTGATTCGGAAGCCGACTGCCGGCGCCTTGTTCGTCGGCTTCGGCTTTTTGGGTGCGTGGACCGTCGGCCGGAACGTCATCGAGACGATGAGCAGCAGTATCGTGCCTGCGGCTCAGTTCACGCCCATTGCAAGCGTCGCTGTCTTATTTTTCACAGGCGCGTCGTTGTTGATTTCGAATCTCTATGGCGTTCCAGCCTCGACCTCGATGACGGCTGTCGGTGCCATCGTCGGCTTGGGTCTTGCATCCGGCACCCTCAATCGGGCACTCATGTTCGTCATCGTCTCGGCGTGGATTGTCGCACCGCTTTTGTGCTTCGTCATCGGCGTCGTAGTCGGGCGGTACATCTACCCATATCTCGACCGCTACATCGCGTTCACGAAGTTCGACCTCCATTTCATCCAACTCGACCGCTCGGGGGCGATTCCACGCCCGTATCTAAATGTAAACGCATCACCACAGGACGTCGTCGGGTCTCTCTTGGTGATTCTCATCGCCTGCTATATGGCGTTCTCTGCGGGAGCGTCGAACGCGGCGAACGCTGTGGCTCCCCTCGTCGGCGAGGGGGGTTCGCTCACCGTCAATCAGGGCGTCCTGCTCGCGGTGGCGGCTTTCGGTTTGGGCAGTTTCACCATCGCCCGTCGCACGCTGGAGACGGTTGGTGACAATATTACGGAGCTGCCGATTCTCGCGTCACTGATTGTCTCCGTGGTCGGTGGTACAGTTATCACGATGCTCTCCTATTTCGGCATTCCCGCGAGTCTCGCGGTAAGTACGACATCGACGATTATTGGGCTCGGGTGGGGCCGGGCGAGTCGGGCAGCGACACTAGCGGAGTTAGCGACGCCAGCACCCGAGCGTCCGGATTTAGAAGTCGCGACAGGGGCATTGGTTACCTCACGCGTCGAGGAGGCCCCTGCTGGCCCGACCATCGGAGATATCGCTCGACAAGAGAAACCCGCAGAAAAGCCGGAGGAGATTCCGGACGTACCGGGCGTCGGCGCGGAGGGACCGGCCGACCTCGACGAGCGGAGTCTCTTTGACCCGAGAGCGGCCAAGCGTATCGTGACGATGTGGGTGTTGACGCCGTCGCTGGCGATTGTCACCTCTTACCCGGTGTTCGCGTTTCTGCTGTGA
- a CDS encoding ferritin family protein, giving the protein MTDSEFVESVREANNTALSRLGSSKSLYADTMGEMDIDEVLRAAATAEHHAAETYETWVETVDGDVADAFAETAEEERDHYDTVVGELDDHDPGEVPAIQSYLRGLDDDIERLGGFVGRTLAAEKSKEQMTGFFVGKADPQTASLFRGMGDDLDAQLERAITLLEAHCGDDEDCWERAEEAASEAIQTAYEEYTERLESMGVNPKPVC; this is encoded by the coding sequence ATGACAGATTCGGAGTTCGTCGAGTCGGTTCGGGAGGCAAACAACACCGCGCTCTCGCGGCTCGGCTCCTCGAAGTCGCTGTACGCCGACACGATGGGCGAGATGGACATCGATGAGGTGCTTCGGGCCGCCGCGACGGCCGAACATCACGCCGCCGAGACCTACGAGACGTGGGTCGAGACCGTCGACGGGGACGTGGCCGATGCCTTCGCCGAGACGGCCGAAGAGGAACGGGACCACTACGACACCGTCGTCGGCGAACTGGATGACCACGACCCCGGCGAGGTGCCCGCCATCCAGTCGTACCTCCGCGGCCTCGACGACGACATCGAGCGTCTCGGTGGGTTCGTCGGCCGGACGCTGGCGGCCGAAAAGTCCAAAGAACAGATGACCGGCTTCTTCGTCGGCAAGGCCGACCCACAGACGGCGAGTCTGTTCCGCGGGATGGGAGACGACCTCGATGCGCAACTCGAACGCGCAATCACGCTCCTCGAAGCCCACTGTGGCGACGACGAGGACTGCTGGGAACGCGCCGAGGAGGCCGCCTCCGAGGCGATTCAAACGGCCTACGAGGAGTACACCGAACGGCTGGAGTCGATGGGCGTCAACCCCAAACCGGTCTGCTGA
- a CDS encoding twin-arginine translocation signal domain-containing protein: protein MNTPPSVAAPDRRWSRRSILKGTSALTATGLTAALAGCSILGADHATYWSDSGQFEVDYDAVMAAAREAGYDVEEPYYVNAEEPRGVHPDGLTDLDEQFGPDYRVFGFARYHTETVFLEVSLTGEQPSASLFDDRGTVEGIPVDSVPPETWLTKQFTLAFDVSETDAREYAAALREQAAEGTDIPRIEVSEALDFPAFYGAIESERTDVLGSETGGDGWYNETSLLDGQRFATVSFIVQSMAIVHRDGSRTYRLKLDRLGGFNLEVRLPVGEEIPEEEYRDVFRQMFEDVGLPPETVDGLTFEYSPSVW from the coding sequence ATGAATACCCCTCCATCGGTTGCCGCTCCGGACCGACGCTGGAGTCGACGGTCCATACTCAAGGGGACGAGCGCACTCACAGCGACGGGGCTGACTGCCGCACTCGCCGGCTGTTCGATACTCGGCGCCGACCACGCCACCTACTGGTCCGACAGCGGACAGTTCGAGGTCGACTACGACGCCGTGATGGCGGCGGCTCGCGAAGCCGGCTACGACGTTGAGGAGCCGTACTACGTCAACGCCGAGGAACCCAGAGGAGTCCACCCCGACGGACTCACCGACCTCGACGAGCAGTTCGGCCCGGACTATCGGGTGTTTGGGTTCGCCCGCTACCACACCGAGACGGTGTTTCTGGAAGTCTCACTCACCGGCGAGCAGCCGTCGGCATCGCTGTTCGACGACCGAGGTACAGTCGAGGGGATTCCGGTCGATTCCGTGCCGCCGGAGACGTGGCTCACGAAGCAGTTCACGCTGGCGTTCGACGTTTCCGAGACGGATGCCCGGGAGTACGCCGCGGCGTTGCGCGAGCAGGCCGCCGAAGGGACTGACATCCCTCGAATCGAGGTGAGCGAGGCGCTCGATTTTCCCGCCTTCTACGGAGCGATCGAGTCGGAACGAACGGACGTTCTCGGCTCCGAGACAGGCGGCGACGGCTGGTACAACGAGACATCTCTCTTGGACGGCCAGCGGTTTGCAACCGTCTCTTTCATCGTCCAGAGTATGGCTATCGTCCACCGCGATGGCTCTCGGACGTACCGGCTCAAACTCGACCGACTCGGTGGATTCAATCTGGAGGTTCGGCTGCCGGTCGGTGAGGAGATTCCCGAAGAGGAGTATCGTGACGTGTTCCGACAGATGTTCGAAGACGTTGGCCTCCCGCCGGAGACGGTCGACGGCCTGACCTTCGAGTACTCGCCATCGGTGTGGTAG
- a CDS encoding DUF1810 domain-containing protein → MAGSGGRYDLQRFVEAQNPVISQVKQELNSGQKRTHWMWYIFPQVAGLGSSRKAQRYGISSREEAEAYLEHPILGPRLRECTETVNGIDGRSANDVFGSPDDLKFQSSMTLFETVADDATPFRTALEKYYDGERDERTLEFISE, encoded by the coding sequence ATGGCTGGCTCGGGTGGTCGGTACGATTTGCAGCGCTTCGTTGAGGCACAAAACCCGGTGATTTCGCAGGTGAAACAGGAACTCAACTCGGGCCAGAAGCGTACTCATTGGATGTGGTATATCTTCCCGCAAGTGGCTGGCCTCGGCAGTAGTCGGAAGGCACAGCGATATGGGATCTCCTCACGCGAAGAGGCCGAAGCCTATCTGGAGCATCCGATATTGGGTCCTCGGTTGCGCGAATGCACGGAAACCGTCAATGGCATCGATGGACGCTCTGCGAACGATGTTTTCGGGTCACCGGATGACCTGAAGTTTCAGTCATCCATGACGCTCTTCGAGACAGTCGCAGATGATGCAACCCCGTTCAGAACGGCTTTAGAGAAGTATTACGACGGTGAGCGCGACGAAAGAACCTTGGAGTTCATCTCGGAATAA
- a CDS encoding FKBP-type peptidyl-prolyl cis-trans isomerase, translated as MTIATGDSVTLEYTGRLDDDTVFDTSREAVAEEAGLAEAQPDREYAPLTVDVGAEQVIEGMEEGLIGLEAGETTTLTIPPEKAYGEPSEENIQEFETDELREMLGGQLPEEGDYLEAQNGQPGEVIHVGEDVVRVDFNPRLAGETLTFEIEIIDIN; from the coding sequence ATGACGATTGCTACTGGCGATTCTGTAACGCTGGAATACACGGGTCGACTGGACGACGACACGGTCTTCGACACCTCACGGGAGGCCGTCGCCGAAGAAGCAGGACTGGCCGAAGCCCAACCGGACCGAGAGTACGCACCGCTGACCGTCGACGTCGGTGCCGAACAGGTCATCGAAGGCATGGAAGAGGGACTTATCGGGCTGGAAGCCGGCGAGACGACGACGCTGACGATTCCCCCGGAGAAGGCCTACGGCGAGCCGAGCGAGGAGAATATCCAGGAGTTCGAGACCGACGAACTTCGGGAGATGCTCGGCGGCCAGTTGCCCGAAGAAGGCGATTATCTCGAAGCACAGAACGGCCAACCCGGCGAGGTCATCCACGTCGGCGAGGATGTCGTCCGGGTGGACTTCAATCCGCGACTCGCCGGCGAAACGCTCACCTTCGAAATCGAGATTATCGACATCAACTAA
- the paaA gene encoding 1,2-phenylacetyl-CoA epoxidase subunit PaaA yields MDIDTVKRRAGPREFGPGDDMPREYREAATRMIQFHANSEIMGAYIERPFIRQAPSLDRKLAISAQVQDEVGHGQLLYRAAEELGIKTREEMLEELEAGEGKFLNCFHYPLDDWYELPMIMFFVDGAAMRRQATLKRTSWEPYAHAIDKICFEEGFHIKHGEDILRTIATGSKRDRERLQAAFEKWWPRILQFFGPTDDQSTHGEFAMEVGLKTMSNDDLRNAFLNAYVPKAEKYGLELPEYPRVEYHESDDYYEVYEEDLDWEEFFTVAKNEHPTGVGQIEKRERTQAAVEWVREAIESPEQGGVTPATADD; encoded by the coding sequence ATGGACATCGACACAGTGAAACGGCGCGCCGGGCCGCGGGAGTTCGGCCCCGGCGACGACATGCCACGGGAGTATCGGGAAGCCGCCACGCGGATGATTCAGTTCCACGCCAACAGCGAAATCATGGGCGCCTACATCGAGCGTCCGTTCATCCGGCAGGCGCCGAGTCTCGACAGAAAACTCGCCATCTCGGCGCAGGTCCAAGACGAGGTCGGCCACGGCCAACTGCTGTACCGGGCCGCCGAGGAGTTGGGCATCAAAACGCGCGAGGAGATGCTGGAAGAACTCGAAGCGGGCGAGGGGAAGTTCCTCAACTGCTTTCACTACCCGTTGGACGACTGGTACGAACTGCCGATGATAATGTTCTTCGTCGACGGCGCGGCGATGCGCCGGCAGGCGACGCTGAAGCGCACCTCGTGGGAACCGTACGCCCACGCCATCGACAAGATTTGCTTCGAGGAGGGGTTCCACATCAAACACGGCGAGGACATCCTGCGGACCATCGCTACGGGGTCGAAACGCGACCGCGAGCGTCTGCAGGCGGCCTTCGAGAAGTGGTGGCCGCGCATCCTGCAGTTCTTCGGGCCGACAGACGACCAATCGACCCACGGCGAGTTCGCGATGGAGGTCGGCCTGAAGACGATGAGCAACGACGACCTCCGGAACGCCTTCCTCAACGCCTACGTCCCGAAGGCGGAGAAGTACGGCCTCGAACTGCCGGAGTACCCCCGCGTCGAGTACCACGAGTCCGACGACTACTACGAGGTCTACGAGGAGGACCTCGACTGGGAGGAGTTCTTCACCGTCGCGAAAAACGAGCACCCAACCGGCGTCGGTCAAATCGAAAAACGCGAACGCACGCAGGCGGCCGTCGAGTGGGTTCGTGAGGCCATCGAATCCCCCGAGCAGGGCGGGGTAACCCCTGCGACAGCGGACGATTGA
- a CDS encoding sulfurtransferase, whose translation MSDYANPDVLVSADWVEDHLDAFQSDDPDYRILEVDVDTEVYDEEGHVPGAIGLDWERDLRDQVQRDLLSKEDFEALMERLGITEDTTVVLYGDNANWFAAYTYWEFKYYGHDDVRLMDGGRDYWVENDYPLTDEVPEYPSTEYAASGPKESIRAYREDVEKAIDKGLPLVDVRSPEEYSGEILAPPGLQETAQRGGHVPGAENISWADVTNDDGTFKTRDELEELYAEYGIDGGETTIAYCRIAERSSVAWFALHELLGYEDTSNYDGSWTEWGNLVGAEIETGN comes from the coding sequence ATGAGCGACTACGCGAATCCTGACGTACTTGTCTCGGCGGACTGGGTGGAGGACCACCTCGACGCCTTCCAGAGCGACGACCCGGACTATCGCATCCTCGAAGTCGACGTTGACACGGAAGTGTACGACGAGGAGGGCCACGTTCCCGGCGCAATCGGCCTCGACTGGGAGCGAGACCTCCGCGACCAGGTCCAGCGGGACCTGCTCTCGAAGGAGGACTTCGAGGCCCTGATGGAACGACTCGGCATCACCGAGGACACCACCGTCGTTCTCTACGGTGACAACGCCAACTGGTTCGCGGCCTACACCTACTGGGAGTTCAAGTACTACGGCCACGACGACGTGCGCCTGATGGACGGCGGCCGCGACTACTGGGTCGAAAACGACTACCCGCTCACCGACGAGGTGCCGGAGTACCCATCGACTGAGTACGCCGCAAGCGGCCCCAAAGAATCCATCCGTGCCTACCGCGAGGACGTCGAGAAGGCCATCGACAAGGGCCTGCCGCTCGTCGACGTTCGCTCCCCCGAGGAGTACTCCGGTGAGATTCTCGCGCCGCCGGGACTGCAGGAGACCGCCCAGCGTGGCGGCCACGTCCCCGGCGCGGAGAACATCTCGTGGGCCGACGTGACCAACGACGACGGCACGTTCAAGACCCGCGACGAACTCGAAGAGCTCTACGCCGAGTACGGCATCGACGGCGGCGAGACGACCATCGCCTACTGCCGTATCGCCGAGCGCTCGTCGGTTGCGTGGTTTGCGCTGCACGAACTGCTGGGCTACGAGGACACCTCCAACTACGACGGTTCGTGGACGGAGTGGGGCAACCTCGTCGGCGCCGAAATCGAGACCGGCAACTGA
- a CDS encoding helix-turn-helix domain-containing protein, with amino-acid sequence MISECLVVEFRVTGDDCPLAAASRSAEGPIEAAPPLRRGDGNTLLRFSAVDAAVGDSLDADDRIRYLHRTSVDGRHTFRCLSKDRCVIHELIDEGFLVDSVQYRDGVERHVGAVVGQEVLHGVLEAAGEAVGVKLERISPLGDDGETAVETRWNLTPGQALALETAYEMGYFEVPKDVTSAEVAAELGVSKSAFLERLRRGQARLLGAVFS; translated from the coding sequence ATGATTTCGGAGTGTCTCGTCGTCGAGTTCCGGGTTACCGGCGACGACTGCCCGCTTGCGGCGGCATCTCGGAGCGCCGAGGGACCCATCGAGGCCGCACCACCGCTCCGACGGGGAGACGGCAACACGCTGTTGCGGTTTTCGGCCGTCGACGCCGCCGTCGGTGACTCCCTCGATGCCGACGACCGCATCCGATATCTCCATCGGACGAGCGTCGACGGCCGCCACACCTTTCGCTGTCTCTCGAAGGACCGCTGTGTCATCCACGAACTCATCGACGAGGGGTTTCTCGTCGATTCGGTTCAGTACCGCGACGGCGTCGAGCGACACGTCGGCGCGGTCGTCGGCCAAGAGGTACTTCACGGCGTCCTCGAGGCGGCGGGAGAGGCCGTCGGCGTGAAACTCGAACGAATCTCGCCGCTGGGCGACGACGGCGAGACCGCCGTCGAGACGCGCTGGAATCTGACACCGGGACAGGCCCTCGCGTTGGAAACTGCCTACGAGATGGGCTACTTCGAGGTCCCGAAAGACGTGACCTCCGCGGAGGTCGCGGCGGAACTCGGCGTTTCGAAATCCGCGTTTCTGGAGCGGCTGCGGCGGGGACAGGCAAGGCTCCTTGGGGCCGTATTCTCCTAA
- a CDS encoding alpha/beta fold hydrolase translates to MSDTRSATDVFRPRADDTRVAILRAVAVAQHDLERVGSGATEDIARINRAIEQYSLPDSLDIDAPVLLLTRTEGPPHLQDGVRAVDAALSNSQLVEFESVGHGGPTEAPDRVMAAVRDFIDETETPVPESGN, encoded by the coding sequence ATGAGCGACACTCGTTCAGCTACCGATGTCTTTCGACCTCGTGCTGACGATACTCGGGTCGCTATTCTTCGCGCTGTCGCTGTTGCCCAACACGACCTTGAACGGGTTGGGTCGGGGGCTACTGAGGACATCGCACGAATCAACCGTGCTATCGAGCAGTACAGTCTCCCGGACTCACTCGATATTGACGCGCCGGTGCTTTTGCTGACCAGGACTGAGGGGCCACCCCACCTCCAAGACGGTGTCCGTGCAGTGGATGCCGCCCTCTCGAACAGTCAACTGGTCGAGTTCGAGAGCGTCGGTCACGGCGGTCCGACAGAAGCGCCGGACCGCGTCATGGCTGCGGTGCGCGATTTCATCGACGAAACGGAGACGCCAGTTCCGGAGAGCGGCAACTGA
- a CDS encoding phenylacetic acid degradation protein PaaB, whose translation MIWEVFRQEKEKDYHTHVGNVHAPDAELAKQYAQIMHARRKPANSLWVVPKEKIETVHADDPGTEMGGTTQKQYRWATNYNTDETFAEEIEASQREQEEAERDLAEADN comes from the coding sequence ATGATTTGGGAAGTGTTCAGACAGGAAAAAGAGAAGGACTACCACACCCACGTCGGCAACGTCCACGCGCCGGACGCCGAGTTGGCGAAACAGTACGCCCAGATTATGCACGCCCGCCGGAAGCCGGCCAACAGCCTGTGGGTCGTCCCGAAAGAGAAAATCGAGACGGTTCACGCCGACGACCCTGGAACCGAGATGGGCGGCACCACCCAAAAGCAGTACCGCTGGGCGACGAACTACAACACCGACGAGACGTTCGCCGAGGAAATCGAGGCCAGCCAACGCGAACAGGAGGAAGCCGAACGCGACCTCGCGGAGGCGGATAACTGA
- the paaE gene encoding 1,2-phenylacetyl-CoA epoxidase subunit PaaE — protein sequence MRRRPDPSTDTDAGGEAATCPYCGSENTDREHPKGPSLCRSMHYCRDCGEPFEAFG from the coding sequence ATGAGACGGCGACCGGACCCCTCGACGGACACCGATGCCGGCGGCGAGGCGGCGACTTGCCCCTACTGCGGGTCGGAGAACACCGACCGAGAACACCCGAAGGGGCCGTCGCTGTGTCGGTCGATGCACTACTGTCGGGACTGTGGGGAACCCTTCGAGGCGTTCGGCTGA
- a CDS encoding sulfurtransferase translates to MSDVVVSAAWLADRLEEVHVVDVRDAWEYDGIGHIAGAVNVPFETFRSEDDGEAGMLPGAEAFAELLGDVGIGTDDEIVAYDDMHGVFAARLLVTAELYGHDPERLHLLDGDYSAWSLEHPVSETTPPTESADYEASFRTDGPLVGLDAVESAIDDADTVIVDTREEWEYEEGHIPGAVRLDWRELVDDDSRGINPESEIRSLLEERGITPGKRVLLYCNTARRISHTYTVLRHLGYPNLAFYEGSLTEWEAEGGELETAD, encoded by the coding sequence ATGAGCGACGTAGTGGTGTCGGCGGCGTGGTTGGCCGACCGACTCGAGGAGGTGCACGTGGTCGACGTTCGGGACGCCTGGGAGTACGACGGCATCGGTCACATCGCCGGGGCGGTGAACGTCCCCTTCGAGACGTTCCGGTCCGAAGACGACGGCGAGGCCGGCATGCTTCCCGGCGCCGAGGCCTTCGCCGAGTTGTTGGGCGATGTCGGTATCGGAACCGACGACGAAATCGTCGCCTACGACGACATGCACGGCGTCTTCGCCGCGCGGCTGCTCGTGACCGCCGAACTGTACGGCCACGACCCCGAGAGACTCCACCTGCTGGACGGCGATTACTCCGCGTGGAGCCTCGAACACCCCGTCAGCGAGACGACACCGCCAACCGAATCGGCCGACTACGAGGCGTCGTTCCGGACCGACGGCCCCCTCGTGGGACTCGACGCCGTCGAGTCAGCCATCGACGATGCCGACACCGTCATCGTCGACACCCGCGAGGAATGGGAGTACGAGGAGGGCCACATTCCCGGAGCGGTCCGCCTCGATTGGCGCGAACTCGTCGACGACGACAGTCGAGGAATCAACCCGGAATCCGAGATTCGGAGCCTCCTCGAAGAACGGGGCATCACGCCGGGAAAGCGCGTCCTCCTGTACTGCAACACCGCCCGTCGCATCAGCCACACCTACACAGTCCTCCGGCATCTCGGCTATCCGAACCTCGCCTTCTACGAGGGGAGCCTCACGGAGTGGGAAGCCGAGGGAGGCGAGTTGGAAACCGCCGACTAG
- the paaD gene encoding 1,2-phenylacetyl-CoA epoxidase subunit PaaD, with protein sequence MSEPPEQPDPDLFEGGPEYCAYTDYEAGDAADGLPATGEGATGVEAAVWRRLHEVEDPEMPISVVDLGLIYGLTVEGGHATVTMTLTYTGCPARDYLQEDVRRAAAAAEGVETATVELVWSPEWNVEMVTDDGKADLREFGVSV encoded by the coding sequence ATGTCTGAGCCGCCCGAGCAACCGGACCCGGACCTCTTCGAGGGCGGCCCGGAGTACTGTGCGTACACCGACTACGAGGCCGGCGACGCCGCGGACGGGTTGCCGGCGACCGGCGAGGGGGCCACCGGCGTCGAGGCGGCGGTCTGGAGGCGACTCCACGAGGTCGAAGACCCCGAAATGCCGATCTCGGTGGTCGATTTGGGACTCATCTACGGCCTGACCGTCGAGGGGGGCCACGCGACGGTGACGATGACGCTCACATACACCGGCTGTCCGGCGCGTGATTACCTTCAAGAGGACGTACGGCGGGCGGCCGCGGCCGCGGAGGGCGTCGAGACGGCCACCGTCGAGTTGGTCTGGAGCCCCGAGTGGAACGTCGAGATGGTCACCGACGACGGCAAAGCCGACCTCCGTGAGTTCGGGGTGTCGGTATGA
- the paaC gene encoding 1,2-phenylacetyl-CoA epoxidase subunit PaaC — translation MVATEELSDRERAAVEAELRTLADDEFVVAERYTEWQVRGPTLEADIAIANIAQDELGHARLWYDLLEAFGYDQVDLIWERDPDDFRHTTLVELPFEDGDWADCVVRGYLYDTHEHLRLQALEDSAYVPIADRVGKVRGEEHYHREHAQNWLERLAESREGRERVQGAVDRLFPHALTLFERTDHEEAIVDTGVRPEPIADLRVEWRDIVSGFLAGLGVEVPVESAEELLPEARGRNGIHTEAWRSLYDEFTFTYRQLGRSEAPSLMPAPEEADVDV, via the coding sequence ATGGTCGCGACCGAGGAACTGAGCGACCGCGAGCGGGCGGCCGTCGAGGCGGAACTCCGGACGCTGGCCGACGACGAGTTCGTCGTCGCCGAACGCTACACCGAGTGGCAGGTTCGCGGGCCGACGCTGGAGGCCGATATCGCCATCGCGAACATCGCCCAAGACGAGTTGGGGCACGCCCGCCTGTGGTACGACCTACTGGAGGCGTTCGGCTACGACCAGGTCGACCTCATCTGGGAGCGCGACCCCGACGACTTTCGTCACACGACGCTCGTCGAGTTGCCGTTCGAGGACGGTGACTGGGCCGACTGCGTCGTCCGCGGCTACCTCTACGACACCCACGAACACCTGCGTCTGCAGGCGCTCGAAGACAGTGCCTACGTACCCATCGCCGACCGAGTGGGGAAGGTCCGCGGCGAGGAACACTACCACCGCGAGCACGCCCAAAACTGGCTTGAACGGTTGGCCGAGAGTCGAGAGGGACGCGAGCGTGTCCAGGGGGCCGTCGACCGACTGTTCCCTCACGCGCTAACGCTGTTCGAGCGGACCGACCACGAGGAGGCCATCGTCGACACCGGTGTTCGACCGGAACCAATCGCGGACCTCCGAGTGGAGTGGCGTGATATCGTCTCCGGGTTCCTCGCTGGTCTCGGTGTCGAGGTACCGGTCGAGTCAGCCGAGGAACTGCTTCCCGAGGCTCGCGGCCGAAACGGCATCCACACCGAGGCCTGGCGGTCGCTGTACGACGAGTTCACGTTCACCTACCGACAACTGGGGCGGAGCGAGGCGCCGTCGCTGATGCCTGCCCCCGAGGAGGCCGATGTCGATGTCTGA